The following proteins come from a genomic window of Gordonia westfalica:
- a CDS encoding MspA family porin: protein MKKNITRRVVAAAGLTGAVAMGLTSLAAGGATAGPLPGGTVTRTLVDGTPVTVQLFDEFVNVQRAVTNVQTSREVWVSGKIKVTVGGKAEGGSVNAGYLVGCQVNFGASAEGGAGVTADSSGGALSSAEVGAGFTLGPGQASYFPIIETTSGTDTAYSDYKVNSYSFKGKSGGVVYSQEKFGMDGCAGYASAKAKIKVTVSTDAVKGVITLYGKPFSIG, encoded by the coding sequence ATGAAGAAGAACATCACGCGTCGCGTGGTTGCGGCTGCCGGTCTCACCGGCGCCGTCGCGATGGGGCTGACCAGCTTGGCTGCTGGTGGCGCCACCGCAGGTCCGCTGCCGGGCGGCACCGTCACCCGGACCCTGGTCGACGGCACCCCCGTCACCGTCCAGCTCTTCGACGAGTTCGTCAACGTCCAGCGCGCCGTCACCAACGTCCAGACCAGCCGTGAGGTGTGGGTCTCGGGCAAGATCAAGGTCACCGTCGGCGGCAAGGCCGAGGGCGGCTCGGTCAACGCGGGCTACCTCGTCGGCTGCCAGGTCAACTTCGGCGCCAGCGCCGAGGGCGGCGCCGGCGTCACCGCAGATTCGTCGGGCGGCGCGCTGAGCTCCGCGGAGGTTGGCGCAGGCTTCACCCTCGGACCGGGCCAGGCCAGCTACTTCCCGATCATCGAGACCACCTCGGGCACTGACACCGCGTACAGCGACTACAAGGTCAACTCGTACTCGTTCAAGGGCAAGTCCGGCGGCGTCGTCTACAGCCAGGAGAAGTTCGGCATGGACGGCTGCGCGGGCTACGCCTCGGCGAAGGCCAAGATCAAGGTGACCGTCAGCACCGACGCCGTGAAGGGTGTCATCACCCTGTACGGCAAGCCGTTCAGCATCGGCTGA